In a genomic window of Alphaproteobacteria bacterium:
- a CDS encoding type II toxin-antitoxin system death-on-curing family toxin produces MSKIIWILETVALAVHDAQVGEHGGLAGVRDLSLLQSALARPQNLLNYGTPDLAALAASYGYGIARNHPFQDGNKRTAFVVTELFLLLNGFELAVDDAACVLMTVGLAGGSVSEEEFAAWIRENMKKL; encoded by the coding sequence ATGAGCAAGATTATCTGGATTCTGGAAACGGTTGCACTGGCCGTGCATGACGCGCAGGTCGGTGAGCATGGCGGGCTTGCGGGGGTGCGCGACCTTTCCCTTTTGCAATCCGCGCTGGCAAGGCCGCAGAATCTTTTGAATTACGGGACACCGGACCTTGCGGCGCTGGCAGCTTCGTATGGATACGGCATTGCGCGGAACCATCCGTTTCAGGACGGGAACAAGCGCACGGCGTTCGTCGTGACGGAACTCTTCCTGCTGCTCAACGGGTTTGAACTGGCGGTGGATGATGCGGCGTGTGTTCTGATGACCGTGGGGCTGGCGGGCGGGAGCGTGAGCGAGGAGGAGTTCGCTGCATGGATCAGGGAGAATATGAAAAAGCTTTAA
- a CDS encoding sterol desaturase family protein: MEQTTQALQKEEESALKYWLSWIAWPGLFMLCMTLTGIAFSFGIPILGFIFSYILLIFSLFFLERFMPHEREWLEPDGQTLADIAHTLTTKGTVHTLFVFAGVIGLSEVFRPVTEQGYGIFGPDLWPRNWPMGFQVAFAVVIAEFMCYWSHRTAHEIPVLWRFHAVHHSVTRLWFVNTGRFHFMDSLYRVLMGMIPLALLGAPMEVLQWMSAVTAFIGMLTHCNVEMRFGWLSSVFNTPGLHRWHHSRDLAEGNTNYGENIVLWDMIFGTYINPKDRRPPANIGINEFMPAKFTHQLLWPFLNKDKRKDFRAKAPGMGVRTKSG, encoded by the coding sequence ATGGAGCAGACGACACAAGCCCTGCAAAAGGAAGAGGAATCCGCCCTCAAGTACTGGCTGTCGTGGATCGCGTGGCCGGGGCTTTTCATGCTCTGCATGACCCTGACCGGGATTGCGTTTTCGTTCGGGATTCCGATCCTCGGGTTTATTTTTTCTTACATACTTCTCATTTTCAGCCTGTTTTTCCTGGAGCGGTTCATGCCGCACGAGCGGGAATGGCTGGAGCCGGACGGCCAGACGCTGGCGGATATCGCGCATACGCTGACCACCAAGGGGACGGTGCATACGTTGTTCGTGTTTGCCGGGGTGATCGGGCTGTCGGAGGTGTTCCGGCCCGTTACGGAGCAGGGGTACGGGATTTTCGGGCCGGATCTGTGGCCGCGCAACTGGCCGATGGGTTTTCAGGTGGCTTTTGCCGTGGTGATTGCCGAATTCATGTGCTACTGGTCGCACCGCACGGCGCATGAAATCCCTGTGCTGTGGCGTTTTCATGCCGTGCATCACAGCGTCACGCGGCTGTGGTTCGTCAATACCGGGCGGTTTCATTTCATGGATAGTCTCTACCGTGTGCTGATGGGGATGATCCCGCTCGCGCTGCTGGGGGCGCCGATGGAGGTTCTACAATGGATGTCCGCGGTCACGGCCTTTATCGGGATGCTCACGCATTGCAACGTAGAGATGCGCTTTGGCTGGCTTTCCTCTGTGTTCAATACGCCGGGGCTGCACCGCTGGCATCACAGCCGCGATCTGGCTGAGGGCAATACAAATTACGGGGAGAATATCGTGCTGTGGGATATGATTTTCGGCACCTACATCAACCCGAAGGACCGCCGCCCGCCGGCGAATATCGGGATCAACGAATTCATGCCCGCGAAATTCACGCACCAGCTGCTGTGGCCGTTCCTGAACAAGGATAAACGGAAGGATTTCCGTGCGAAGGCGCCGGGGATGGGCGTTCGGACCAAGTCCGGTTAG
- a CDS encoding AbrB/MazE/SpoVT family DNA-binding domain-containing protein: MELKITKIGNSLGVVLPKEVLTHLNLEKGDALWLRETSEGVTLSPYDPSFAEQMDAARKLMKKRRNALRELAK; this comes from the coding sequence ATGGAACTGAAAATCACCAAGATCGGCAATTCGCTGGGCGTCGTTTTGCCCAAGGAGGTGCTGACGCATCTCAACCTCGAAAAGGGGGATGCGCTGTGGCTGCGCGAAACGAGCGAGGGTGTCACCCTGTCGCCCTATGACCCCTCCTTTGCGGAGCAGATGGACGCGGCGCGTAAACTCATGAAAAAGCGCCGGAACGCGCTGCGCGAACTGGCGAAATGA